AAtgcaatttttacaataatgtattttttaaattatttttcttttttttttaagaaataaaggTGAAACAATGCATCTAAAGATTTCATGTCAAAATGGAAAATACATCTTGGGAATGAACAGTAAGCCCTATGATACAATCCCTGAGATGATTCATTATTATTCCATGAATAAGTTGAACATCCGCGGGGCTGAGCACGTAAAACTCATTTATCCTGTCTTGCAAGAAGCAGTTTATTTTACAGTTGAGCCTGGATCATGATTTCATCAAAGGATCttaaatgctaatttttttttatttttgtaattttttttttaattttctttatttaatagtCCAAAGCTGCtacataataataatggtaTATGAATACTTGGGATTAGAAATATTTTCTATGCTGCAGTCATGCCAGTGTTTGTGTGTATTTTGttaggaattatttttttatgtaatgcttattttcttttatttatacaaatgatGAGTTtcacaaaatttgtttttaagttcaGGTCAGGCAGTATACTATAGACTCTATTAATCAGGCAGTATActatagattttattatttagacaTTATATTACATATTCAGATATAAGCTGACAAAGactaatataaactaaatttaaataattttttttttcttctgtttttattttgtaaattttagttaaataaagtgtaatataatttatttttataattttggttgttttttatgcaattattgtaattattttattttgttttttgtttttgttttttcattatttttttatttttattttttttttttgtattattttaaacaatagtcagcattgtttaatttattctGAATGTTTGCATAACTCTAAAATGTTGCTATGAAACAATCTAttgttaatagattttttttatgggTAATCTGGTCATTTTTATAAGTGTGGTCAGCatttcttaaaaagtttttgtttaaggtgtagtggaatttttttatttgaatatttatatttttagattaacaAGAAatcattgttaaaatttttgagtttatgaaaaaaaaatttataaataataaattgtaataacattaaactgtatttttttttttaatttttgttttaaaaagttgttttcaaaaacaaaatttttttattcttcttttgTTAAGTAAAATCTGAACACTATTCAGTTTTTAGCATTttcccaaatatttttttttaaatgctgttttTATGTTAAACATATCTTGGTTACTTctcacttaaaaaatatattttaatcatgttttaaaataaaaacaattcctTGTTCTTCAAAACAATTCAATTTGTTCTTCAAAACAATTCAATTTGTTCTTCaaaacaattcaattttttcttcaaaacaattcaatttgtttttcaaaacaattcaattttttcttcaaaacaaTTCAATTTGTTCTTCAAAACAATTCATGTTGTTCTTCAAAACAATTCAATTTGTTCTTCaaaacaattcaattttttcttcaaaacaaTTCAATTTGTTCTTCAAAACAATTCAATTTGTTCTTCAAAACAATTCAATTTGTTCTTCAAAACAGTTCGATTTGTTTGTCAAAACAATTCAATTTGTTCTTCAAAACAATTCAGAACTTTTAAATCTTCTACAACTTAGGATTCATTAGCACTGGGTTTTCaagttgcaattttatttttccattaattGATATTGTATTTTTCTACTACTtgcaattttgtttctttttcttgCAATCctatttttcttctatttatttatatttaattttttctatctGAAACCAATAAACCTTTAGAGTACTTCAGATGTTTTGATATGTTTTAATTTCGAACAAGTTAAGTTTGGATTTTAAACAAGGTAAAAGttgaatcttatttttttaatacttaagaataaataaacttttgcaacaacattttttggcattttaacaaaaatagcCCAGTTTATTTTGCCCTCATGAACTCCATCtacgaaaaacttttttagaaaaaaaaaatttctcttttcttatttatgaagtaaatcaatatttattcagaaaaaatttaaggttaaactaatttttggtTTTGTGTTTTAGAGTATTGACCATTTGATGAATTGATTCCCCTCAAAGTGATGGGGTTGTAAATTTTACAAGGACATTGTTTATAAACACCGAGAGTTTTGTTGATGAGATttgaaatatacaaatatagCTTTGGTCtactataaaataacaaatatagtGTTTTCCTTGACGGGGGTCAAGAGGGAAAAATTATTAGGgtcattttttgtaaatcatttgtattttatttcatcttgaagatataaaagtttttagtttatacCATGCTTGGAAGTTAAccatttcaaaatcaaaaaattcaaaatccaCCTGTTAAAATCAAGTCTcaatcaaaattaaaagattttaaaaacacctcTAAATGTATTCATAAGGTCTATATAATGCTTCTATAGAAGGACATTTTTGGTACTTTTAGATGATGTTGATCTTGAATTCGACATGGTGTGtaaagttcatttaaaaatgtttgtaaaaaatttttctaaaatgttaaaactatttttaagagctttaaaataaattttctaaatatataaatggatttttttttctttgaatgatttggttttgttttataatgttGTAGAGTGTTAATTATGatgattcaaataatttttagtatattaaatatatttaacacaataaaatatgtaagaatattttaaatttttttatataaaaacttttttaatttagcaaatatAATGGCAGCTGGCCTTAGTGCTTATAGAGATCAACATTTTAAAGGGACTCGGGCTGAATTAGAGCGAAAATTGGAAACAAGCACAACTCTTTATGTTGGAAATCTCTCATTTTATACTTCAGAagaacaaatttatgaactatTCTCTAAAAGTGGGGATGTCAAGCGCATTATAATGGGACTTGACAGGGTAAAAAAGACCCCTTGTGGATTTTGTTTTGTAGAATATTACTTTTCAGAAGGTGCTGAAAATGCAATTCGATATATTAATGGTACAAGATTAGAAGATCGTATTGTTCGAAGTGATTGGGATGCAGGATTCGAAGAAGGCCGTCAGTATGGTAGAGGGAGAAGTGGAGGACAAGTACGAGATGAGTATAGAAATGACTATGATCCAGGACGAGGAGGTTATGGTAAGCTTGCACAAGATCGTAACAGAGCAGATGATAGTTTTGATGCAGAAAATTACAGTGATGCTAAATAAGTCTATAAAAGGTCCTTAacaaagtacaacaatatagcaataaataacaaattgcaATAGTCAAATAAAGACAAGTGCAACAATGTAGCAATAAATAACATATTGCAATAGTCAAATAAAGTGCAAGGATATGAAAAATTTAAGCcaagtttttagaaaatgtttttttttttttatatatcataaatctataaaaagcatcatttaaaaattgcataagtttttatatctaaGTTATGAAACTTTGGTTATAAATGATATGTAATGCTTGGTTATAAAACCattacaaaatcaatttttaaaacattgattttaaaatttatgtgaAATATTTGGTTTAGATTCATATTTCATtagaatagtttttaaataacagaaatGAAATCTCtcgactttttttaaaattaatagaatttTATACTATAGCAACTTTAACTGTTGTAGCaacatggtttttttttttaaattagtaaagtaattttttttttttttgatttggactgatgttttttttacatcaacCTTGGTTTTTATATAGAACACTCCCactataaataaagaacattctCACTTACAACATAGACTACTCTCACTTAACATAATAACGTGTACTCTCACTTACAATAATGTGTACTTTCACTTATAACAAGTGCTCTCATCtactttcatttaaaataaaaataaaaaaactactttcacttaaaataaaaatagtactTATTTCAAGTATGAATCTATTTTTGCTTTCCCTTACCACACTTTCAACCACCACTCTTGTAGAGGTCAGTGGGGGTCGGTGGGGCAAAGCAAAAATAGATTTATGactaagagttttttttttgtttttttaataaattttcagagAAATGTTTTTGTGCCATTTTTGTCATTATGTCATTATGATTGTTTTTGTCATTATATcattatgattatttttgtcattatgtcattatgattatttttgtcattatgtcaatatgattatttttgctataataaaatattggaGAAGTTTCTTGTTTGCTATGGTAAACCTTGGctgcataatttttttagtaaaatgtttaatttttagttttttaaactccAAAAAAGTACATCTAATGAAATGTCTAGTTGCTAAACATTTATAATAGAGATGTTtggttgttaaacatttataatagaGATGTTTGATTGCTAAACATTTATAGGAGAAATGTTTGATTgctaaacaattataataaaggATTATATTcattatacataaatttttattaatctttataaaaacttttatgtagACTAGAAAAATGTCAAGTCCTAGTGAAAATGAAATTGGTTATAAATATGATCGATGTATTACAGATCTTATTATAAAGACTGGGGCTGGTATAGGAGTTGGAGGTCTTTTGTCTCTTGTGGTGTTTAAACGTAAAATTTGGCCGGCAACACTATCAGTTGGTGTTGGTATTGGAATGTCAATCTCAAATTGTCAACATGAATTCAATTCAATACTTCCAAGCAATGTTGCAAAACATAAAGTACAATCTTTAGAAAATCTGTCATCAGGAGTTTCATCATTAGAGAGATCCGAAGGATtgtgattattaaaaaactgaagGATCGTGACTATTTAAAATCTGAAAGATCGCGATTTAAAATCTGAACAATTTTAGAATCtctagagttttttttttaaaatattattacttatttttatttgctaccATTTTTATTTGCTACCATTAAAGCagttaaataaattcaaaagcgTATacacaaaaatagtaaaaatcattttgaagtaaatgtttgtatttgttatatttaatattccatattaaatataacttaatatatgTTAAGTTTAATGCTTGAACACTCttgtttgttttactttttatttatgtttgtaaaatcaaagtttttattaatttcaattacttgagttttattattttaatttaaaactaatttgttttcaaagtatttatattatactttcaTCACTGGTAATAAGTAATGTAACggtctttaaaaatttacttttatactcaccatgtttgtttaaataaatttcatttatttattaagtatctTAAAATTTTCAGGTATACTTTGTTGTtgttagaaagttttttaattataaatactacTGAAATTCTATCTCCTTACAGTTCCTCACAAAGACATCTTAAGAGTTAAATAAAAGCaaagttgttgttttgtttaaaaattgaaaaattttgggATTTGGTTTGCTACTCTTGATATTGAgtacagtatttaaaaaatcctaATTTCAAATTAGGCTAAAAGTATATAATTGAGGTCAGGTTTATAATAGAagttagatataaatatataaataatagatgttaataaatattttgttactgtttttttattattattttcaaagttgaaaaaaataatctgttTAATAATGAGTTTTGCATCCCGTCTTGCAGATAGTTTACAAAAAACCCTCTCTCTTGTTTTGGTTAGTTCAACTGTCATCCTCTCTGGTAATCTTGCATACAAAATATATTCTTCTAGAAAGAATCGCCTTTTAAGAGAAAATGCTGATGCTCAAGTAAGTTTTCAGTGAAGATTTTTGTTTCGTTTtatggttttgtttttttagaatagtagaaaacaataataaaaaataagaacaatagaaatgttaataataattaacttaCAATTATTAGACATTAAAGGGGTTGTTCATAGACATTTTACTTAAATTCCAGggcatttatatataaagttttttactttttaatttttaaaattttaaatgacacTGCTAAttaattggttaaaaaaaaattaatccgttggtagtttttattttaaaaatgatctcaCAGCCTCTgaagtaataaataattcaaaattttggaaaaaacaagCAAGATCGTTTGCCACATAAAGTAAATcctgaaaagaaaaaagttaaatcatatctataaaataaaacaattttttaatagatggttttaaaaaaactcctgCTAAGACTTGATATCAACATTTTATCAAGCAAAATATCATACATTGTTGACATTAGCTATAATGTTGTTGAAAGTATTTATGatatcattaattattttctattgcacatatttaatttatttttagaaaatagagTTTTTCTCAGCTAAAATAAGCTAAAATCTAATTACAGGCCAAATTTTGCACTACtgtgttctttaaaaatattagagcgCACAACATTAATGCACATCACATCTGTCTAGTAAATCATCTTTGTATAATAACTAATAAGGCTTTCAAAAATGTTCAATAGAACTTTAATCTGAATGCTGATTACTAAAGTCATTTATAGATAGGTATATCAATTGTTAAATAGTCTTGGCAAGTGTTACACATTGAAGTTAAATATACACCTTCAGATAACAAAAATATGCaattcaaataatgttaagtccTAAGCCAAAGGTCCACTATTGCCAAGCCAATACTAAGAGAATATGAAGTGCtcataagaaaaatatatttagtttttttattttaataagaaaaatatattaagtttttttatttaaatgcaataaagaaaaacaacttaaatatgCAAAACAACACAAAGATTGGGCCCAGGAAATGTTTAATCGGGTTCTGTGCACCGATGAGTCCAAATTCGAAATTTTTGGAATGAAAGGATGCTAATATGTTTAAAGAAGAATTGAAGAAGCCTATTAGCCGAGTGTTTAAACTGTACTATTAAACACAGAGGAGGCTCGTTACAAGTTTGGGGATGCTAATATGTTTAAAGAAGAATTGAAGAAGCCTATTAGCCAAGTGTTTAAACCCTACTATTAAACACAGAGGAGGCTCGTTACAAGTTTGGGGCTGCTTATCTTTATCTAGAGTAGGTGATTTGATCAAAATAGGGGGGTGATTCACCGGGGAACGTTATGTGGATACCCTTAGGCACCATGCTGTATCATCCGGAATGAGACTAATAGGTCATAATTTTATTCTGCAGCAGGACAATGACCCAAAACATTGTTTCCgagtagcaaaaaaatatttgaatgaaatGGCAGAGGAAGGAGTGCTGGAATTGATGACCTGGCCTCCCCAGAGTccatttttgaatataattgaGCATATTTGGGATTACCTGGACAGAAAGAAGGTCGAACATGCTCCCCGAAATgctgaaaaatgttttgaagtACTTCAAAAAGAATGGCACAACATAACCCAGGATTTTATAACTAACTTGTATGAATCTATTCCCTGGCGAATATTGGCTGGGATTGAGGCAAAAGGAGGACATAGTAaatatttagagttttttatgAAGTTTGACATTAAATAGTTAGTAATTGCTCCATATTTTGTGTGAAATACATgtgttttaataagtttataatttagaaCTACAAACTTAAATATTAGAGAAGAATTCTCcggaattttttgaaaaaatgtaagtCGTCTAAAACTGATTCACAGTactgtatatatgtttatatatatatatatatataaatatattatatatatatatatatatatatatatatatatatatatatatatatatatatatatatatatatatatatatatatatatatatatatataaagatcaGGCCTCGGCGGGAGTAAATGGGTGCAAGAAcagagaaaagctctcctaaaacaaacATGGTGAACCATGTGTGCTGCTCCTCTAAACAGCTTCTTATGAGAGCTTTTGGTTCTTACAATTTTGGTTTTTGCATTGATCTGtttattcctttaaaaaattttataataaaatacaaaatttggttttatacttgttacaagcATTTGTTTGTAACATTTATAttacaagaatatatacataacaagtGTCATTTATTGTGccatgaaaaaaattctttagataaGCGTTGTCCTGAGGTTTTCACACTAACTATCCATTTATTTGTtgaaaacattacttatttgataaaagctttaaaagtttctacttcttgtttttattttttcttattgtaatagaatgcttttttttctttattttagatattaaatgatccaaacaaaaagatttaaaatttgaataaaaaggaataaaaattttctaaaaaggaAATATAGAAGaacaatgaaaatattgaatgaAAGAGATCAACAGcatcaattttttatcaatgttttttaaatggtttaaatgatTTGTcagaataaaatattatttagaaaacttgttttgatatttatctgtattttctaaataataaataggactgttttatataaatgttcagtgtttatttcaaaattatctaTGAGTTTGTCGTATGTAAGTTTGCTTATGTATACATTTGGTAcatgtttgtgtatatatttgGTAAAAGTTTGTGTATACAGTTTAGTATTTCATattgcatattatttaaatataatatttctacatattagtttaattttgttattgttaatatatttataatattttcattagttATGTTTACtcattttattgtgtttaccTCCCCAAGGCTGAGGACCACTACAAtcaagaaaatacttttttttttaattgttgttacaACCCTTCAatttaatgatttcaaaatacaaaatttgataaataaggaTGTTGCATGGATAAACAAGTTAAGTATTGCAATAAATGTGATGTGGATTGAGCTTTTCTCTTTTAAAGTGGGTGCTTTGTACCTGTACTACAGCTCTTACCTGGTTTTATATTgagttatgtattttttaaaaatttatgagtattttaaagtttttttatattttatattagttatcaAACTTGGTTTAAATTCTATGATCTAATGCAATGCATTGATCAAAAGTTTTCAGTCAGTAATCTTTCAGAGATTATCTGATGAAAtgttacaaatattatattaagatatacagaaaatataaaaatttttgaacaaaaagcaGTGAGTTTTAACCTCTAAAGTTTCATATTTCCAAAATGTAGGTAATACAGGTAAAGAAGATAACTCAATGATTTTAGTTAGTTTAACCAATGtctttatcatatatttttttgcagaaatttttttgtcaataatgatatttcttttttttctttcacttatgtagtagtggtgtagtggtagagtgcttgCCTCATAAGCGAGAAGTTCTGAGTTCAATATCTACCACCTCCTTGGTAGTACCATGCTTAACTTGTTTCCTTGCACAGTAGCCTTATTCattaaggtttgtgtttcggagttgagaaagggttgtaaccacaactaatGTAGCCTCCTTGACCTTCTCAGCCTTGGGGTCatgaattaacattaaaaaaaaatcttgtttaataatatcaataatgcTTTTTgcaatctaaatattttataaaggcTAAATGCTCTATGAGTAGCTGACACCAAGTAACAATCAGGACCATCAAAATATAGCCAATGATTTAGACATTATTTTCCAAACTTgtgtaaagatttttaaatgagaaaattGTATTGAATTTATCTCACAATTAGAGTTCGGACTGTTgtaattgtaatgaaaacaataacagaaacaataactattgttattgtattaacttttttaaaaacaataactatacTTGTGatttacaattgttttaatactataatacaataacaataaatattgtattgctGTTCATCTACATAATACAATAacataatctgaaaaaaaatatatatatcataatgacccactacaataacaataattattgtattgtaattcatctttataatacaataacatttattgttattgtaataaaaaaaattattgttatgtCAAAATTTAGTTAATGCTTTAACAGTCCAGTCTCCGAGATGTTACCTTGAAATAGGGTacaactaatatataattattgattctatttctattttatttactgaataTCACTTGTCCTcgttgcaaacttttttttatgaaagtttgATTTGAATTCTTTTACTGATCTTTTACGGATATGATATGATATTTCTTCCACTTAGTTATTTGCTTTTACATTAGACATCTATCCAATTGTTTCCAAACTTACTAAACTACTAAACTAATTTAGCTATCAGACTTTGAAATAGTAATACAATATAccacaatagttattgtaattgtttttcatCCCAACAATACATTACAAaagttattgtaatttttttacatcacagcagtacaatacaatagttttaGAACTTCAATGGTTtgttataacaaaaacatacaaCAGTTGCTGTAACTGTTTTTAATAACAGCAATTCAATGACAATTAATAATGCTTTAATTAATCTCTggtattacaatacaataatgcAATAACACATCACAGTACAGCATCTTAATGTGTTATTGTATtgaatttttacaattacaattacaacaGTCTGAACCCTGCTCACAATGAACAGCAacagcaaaaagtttttttaagcaaatagTTAGAGTTCAGATTACCcaaatgaactaaaaaattgattatttgtttGTCATGTTTCTCTGCATCTTAGTGGTCAAAGAAACTAATGTGGTAGTAAACTAGTGATATAATACTTGACTCACCATCAGGAGGTTTCAGGATCCTATCCATCCTACTACTCTGGAATACCATGCTCAACCTGTTTAACAAACagtttataagttaaaagaaattaaaaaattgtgtagACTTCTTTACTGTATTGGTGCAGTTTGTGAAGttcaacttaataaaaaataattttaaaaagaatctgTTTTGCACTTTTTCTCAAtcgagttttttatttttttaataattttgttgatatttgaaattttaataatttattttatctacattttaattttactttctaTGTtgtagaagtaaaaaaaataaaatgaaaaattttcaagatattATAAGCaaagtttctgaaa
This portion of the Hydra vulgaris chromosome 13, alternate assembly HydraT2T_AEP genome encodes:
- the LOC100214121 gene encoding nuclear cap-binding protein subunit 2, encoding MAAGLSAYRDQHFKGTRAELERKLETSTTLYVGNLSFYTSEEQIYELFSKSGDVKRIIMGLDRVKKTPCGFCFVEYYFSEGAENAIRYINGTRLEDRIVRSDWDAGFEEGRQYGRGRSGGQVRDEYRNDYDPGRGGYGKLAQDRNRADDSFDAENYSDAK